The Mannheimia pernigra sequence CCGCAAACTAAATACCAAATGATAAATTAGCAGCTTTTGCAAAATTTTGCGAAGATCCGGCCGCTTGTAAGGAAATTACTAGTCAATAGTATATAAAATCGTTATACTTTACCGCCTTAAATTTTAGGTAAGACAGCTTCTCATTTTAATAGAAGCAAAATAGAATAATTTGCTACAAATACGTAGCGTAAACAAAGTAATAGAGGTTTTCAATGTCAGCTCCAAATTCAGGAACTAACCCAGCTCCGCTCGGTTTATGCGGCTTTGCACTTACTACATTTTTATTAAGTTTAATCAACAACGGAACATTCAGTGGCGATAACGTTGGCTTAGTATTAGCAATGGGCTTTGCCTTTGGTGGTACGGCTCAGATGATCGCAGGTATGTTTGAATTTGCTAAAGGTAACACCTTCGGCTTTACTGCATTTACTAGCTACGGTGCTTTCTGGTGGTCTTTTGCCTTATTTAAACTATTCTTTGTTTCCAGCGTATCGCCTGAGTTTATCGGTTGGTACTTAGTGGCTTGGGGCACATTCACATTAATGATGTTCATCGGTACACTTGCTAAAGCACGAGCATTACAAGCAATTTTCTTCTTCCTAACAGTCACTTTCTATGTATTAGCAGCTGGCGATTTTACTCATAACAGCACGATTACAAATATTGGCGGTAACTTCGGTTTAATCACCGCATTCTGCGCATTCTACTTAGCCGCAGCGGATATTATTAACGAAAGTTTTGGTAGAACTATTCTACCAATCGGTGAACCAAAATAATCGTTATCTAAATATTAAAAGGCGGCATATAATCAATTGACTATATACCGCCTTTTAATTTGCAAAAAATGATAAGAAAATAACCGCTTGTTAGCTCTCTTCTCTACTCATTTTTATTTGCTAGACCTGCTTTTCGATACAAACCTTTGCTATTGCACCTTGAATAGTTTGCTGGACTTCAATAGAAATCAAACTTCTTAGTAATGCTTCAGTTTCTTTAATTTTCTCGATAACTAAATTATCTTCGCTATCAAAATAACCCTGTTCTTTTAAGCTATTTATGAAGATTGAGAAAATCGCTTTATCAAAAAATTCTGGAGCATTAATGCCGTGTAATACTGATAGACGCTGTGCAACCGAACTACTTTCTTTCTCTAAAGCTACGCGACTAATATCAGGCTGTTCTAGCAATAAACTTAAACTGATATAGTAACGTTGTAATATTTCACGCACGCCAGCCGAATGTAATTGCAATGTACGAATATGTGGTCGGTTAATCATCAACATATCGCTTTCATTTTTAATCACATTTTGACGAATAAACTCCTTAATAATCGCCTCAATATACTCCGCCACTTGATCTTCTTTAAAGTGTAAAAATAGCTCTGTTTGTAAGAACGGATAAATTCGATTAACCGATTGAATAACAAGATCTTTTGAAATAGCCTCGTGGTGTAGCACAATGCTTGCAACCAATGAGGGTAATACAAATAAATGTTGCACATTATTACGATAATAGGTCATTAATACCGCAGCTTCACGTTCTAAACGAATTAACTCACCGAAATCATCTTTTTCTATTGCTCCCCCTGAACGAGGCAGATTGATAACACGGTTTAGCATCTCATCTGCACTTTCTTCGGGCAAGGTCATATCTTTAGAATAAGGCACATAACGGAATAATTGAACATAACTTTCAAGTTGTTCAATTAATTGCTCACGAGTTAAAGCTCTTTGGCGTGAAGCCAATAATGCAGAACCAACCAAATTTTTCGCATTTACTGCAGCTGCTTTATTAATATTGATCATAATCTGATTTGCAACCTTATTAACAGCCTCATTTAACCACTTAGGACGGCCATCTTCAGCTTGCTCCTTCCACTCAGGGAAATGCTGATTTAGGTAATTATTTATCTGAATCGGCTCACCAAAATTTACATAGCCTTGACCTAAATTTTTCAACTTTTTAAGTACTCTTAATACTAAACCTGCATTTTCTTTCTCTTTTGCAGCACCTCTTAGCTCTTTAGCATAAGTATCTACCTCAAGAACGTGCTCATAGCCAATATAGACTGGTACAATACTCAATGGGCGATTTAAGCCCCGTTGAAGTGCTTGTAAAGTCATTGACACCATTCCCGTTTTGGGTTCTAACAAACGCCCAGTACGAGAACGCCCACCCTCAATGAAATACTCTACCGAATAACCCCGATAGAATAGCTCAGCCAAATATTCACGGAAAATAGTGGAATATAGGCGGTTATTAAAAGTACGGCGAATGAAAAATGCCCCCCAACTGCGGAAAATTGAACCAGCTGGCCAGAAATTCAGATTAATCCCTGCTGCAATATGTGGTGGTACAACACCATGATGATAAAGTATGTAAGATAAGAGTAAATAATCCATATGACTACGATGGCAAGGCACATAAACAATTTCATGCCCTTCTAACGCCAACTTACGCACACGATCAGCATTTTGTACATTAATACCCTGATATAATTTATTCCAAAGCCAACTTAAAACGCGATCTGCAACACGTAAACTTTCGTGTTTTACATCAGCCGCAATTTCATTAATAATTTTCTCTGCTTCTTTACGTGCCTTTTCTGGCGAAGATTTTTTTGCTTCTTCAGCAATTGCTGCTTGAATAACCTCTGAATTGAGAATTTTATTAAACATTGCCTCACGATTTGGCAAACGAGGCCCCATTGCAGAATAACGCAATTTAGCAAAGTGCATTTTTGCTACACGTGCAATTTTTTGAGCAATTTTTTCATCTGCACCGTGTTCAGCTATCATATGGCGTAATGATACTGCTGGTGAGAAACGCACAAAGTTATCACGACCAAACCAAACCATTGACATAAAACGTTGTAATGAGGTCAAAACCTGTAAGTGCCTTGCATCTTCTTTGCCTGGTGCTCGCCCCCACAGCACAGAAACGGGGATAAGTTGAACATCTAAATCGCCCTTTTCACGATGTAAATCCAAATAACGATAAAAAATAGATTCAGTCTCACTTTTCACCCCTTTTGATTTAAAAAAACGTCTTCCCTTATCTAAAAAGACAAAACGGGGCAAAGTCTGCCCATCAATTACATTATCTTGCAATGGATCAGGTAAATTTAACGCTGAGCAGTTTTTTTGCAAAATAAGTAAATCAGTTTGCGATGTATAAGGCAATACATAGACGATAGGTTGTGCCAGATTTAGCGCTAACTCACTCACAGGATCAGTTGGAATAGCACGAGACTTTACCAAAAGTGAAAGTGGTAAATTTAAGAAAGTACGGTATAAATTTAATAAGCCAGACATATCAATACCCTTAAGAATTGTTATTAGCGGAGGTCTAACCTCTAATTTGCCTCATTCTACCATAATTTTTTCCAGAATTTTGTGAAATTATTAGTTACAAAACAAAAAATACTGTATATACTATCAATATTTTCTGTATATAAAGACAGTGAGGTTCAACTCAAATGCGTAAACATTTAACTGCTCGTCAGCAAGAAATCTTTGATTTCGTAAAAAATCATATTGAAACAACTGGTATGCCCCCCACTCGTGTAGAAATTGCACGTGAAATCGGTTTTAAATCTCCTAACGCTGCAGAAGAGCACCTAAAAGCCTTAGCACGTAAAGGCTATATTGAAATGCTCTCTGGTACATCTCGTGGCATTCGTATTTTAGTTGAAGACGAAAACGAAGCCGCCAACGATGAAAATGAAGGATTACCCCTAATAGGTAAAGTCGCTGCTGGCACGCCAATCTTAGCATTGGAACACGTTGAAAATCACTATCCTATTAATGGCACGATGTTTAATCCAACTGCTGATTATTTACTCAAAGTAAAAGGTAACTCAATGGAGAAAATTGGTATTTTAGACGGCGATTTATTAGCTGTTCACAAAACGAATACCGCTCGTAATGGTCAAGTTGTAGTTGCTCGTGTAAATGATGAAGTAACCGTAAAACGTTTAGAGAAAAAGGGCGAATTAATTTATTTACATCCCGAAAATGACGAGTTAAAGCCAATTAAGGTCAATCTAAGCCAAGAATATATTGAGATTGAAGGGATTGCCGTTGGTGTTATTCGTAGCAATGCCTGGATGTAATATTCGTAGGCCGCGAGTAAAAAATCGCTCCATAGCTGCAAAAAATGATAAAAAAATAACCGCTTGTCTATGATCTATGAAAAACAAAAACAATAGTGCCTATGAACCATAATTCTCTTACCAGTATTCCCCAAACAGAACAAGAATTGCTAGCCAGAGCACAATGGCTAGCAGGTTTTACCTTGGGTGAAGTAGCGGAGATGCTCAATGTCACTGTTCCATCTGATTTAAAGCGAGATAAAGGCTGGGTCGGAACATTAATTGAAATGGCTCTTGGTGCAAAGGCAGGTAACAAAGCCGTGCAAGATTTTTCTAATTTAGGTATTGAGCTTAAAACTATTCCTATTAATCAAAAAGGCCTGCCATTAGAAACCACCTTCGTTAGCCTTGCCCCCTTAACCCACAACAATGGTATCATTTGGGAAAGTTCTCATGTTAAGCATAAACTTTCTCACGTATTATGGGTTCCTGTTGAAGGTGAGCGTAATATTCCACTTTATCAACGCCATATCGGACAAGCTATTTTATGGTCGCCTACGCCTGAACAAGAATTTCAATTAAGACGAGATTGGGAAGAGTTAATGGAAATGATCGTTTTAGGTCAGCTCCATACCATTAATGCAAAATGTGGTGAAGTCTTACAACTTAGACCGAAAGGGAGAAATAATCGCTCGCTCACTTCTGCTATCAATGCCCACGGTGAGCCAGTTCAATCTTTACCTTTAGGGTTTTATTTACGCAAGCAATTCACCACAGAAATTTTACAAAACTTTTTACATTCTCCTCTTTAATTTTGCATACATTCTCTATAGAATGCCCGCTTTCTTTTATAGAAGAAAGCAATTATATCCCTAATTTTAAAAGGACATTTTTATGTTTGATTGGATAGCAAATCCTGAAGCTTGGTTAGCACTGATTACACTCACCGGGCTTGAAATTGTATTAGGCATTGATAACATTATTGTTATCAGCATTTTAGTTTCTCGCCTACCTATTGAACAACGTCAATCCGCACGCATTATTGGTTTAGCACTCGCAATGGGAACACGTATTTTATTACTACTTTCACTTGCTTGGTTAATAAAATTAGTTACACCGCTGTTCTATATCGCAAGCCATCCGATTTCAGGCAGAGACTTAATTCTACTTATCGGAGGACTTTTTCTGATTATAAAAAGTTTGATGGAATTGAAAGAATCTGTTGCTGCAAATTCGCACGAAGAACAAGCCACCTCGGCTAAAAAAGCCAGCTTTCTGATGGTGCTCACACAAATCGCTATTTTTGACGTGATTTTTTCACTTGACTCTGTAATTACTGCCGTTGCAATGGCAGATGATATTCCTGTTATGGTGATTGCCATTATGATTGCAGTGGGAGTGATGATGTTGGCAGCAAGAGGTATTGGAAATTTTGTCGATAATAACCCAACTATTAAAAATCTTGCATTAGCTTTCTTAATTTTGATTGGCGTAGTGTTAGTAGGTGAGGCATTTAATTTCCATATTCCAAAAGTAGCTGTTTATACTGCAATGGGCTTTTCTGTTGTGGTTGAAATGCTTAATATCAAAATGCGTCGCAATCAAATGAAAGTACAGAAATATCATTCCTAATCCATTCATAGCCCTTGATGAAAATCAAGGGCTTTTCAACGTACAATACAAGCGGTTGAAATTTTTCTCTTTTTTGCAAATTAACTACATTTAAAACGTATGCTACTCATTGATATTAAAGACAAAGAACTTGCCCAAGAAGAAGTGGAAATATTATCCCACCCGCTGATTTCAGGTTTAATTTTATTTAGCCGTAATTTTTATGACAAACAACAAATTCAAGGCTTAGTAAAAGATATCCGTCAACGTGTGAAAAAACCTTTGCTAATCACTGTAGATCAAGAAGGGGGGAGAGTACAACGCTTCCGTGAAGGCTTTACAAAATTGCCTGCAATGCAGTCTTTTAACCTGCTAGCTCAAACCCAAGACCACGCATTGCAACTCGCGAGAGAAACAGGCTGGTTAATGGCGGCTGAAATGTTTGCATTGGATATTGATTTAAGTTTTGCCCCTGTTTTAGATTTAGGACACGAATGCAAGGCAATTGGCGATCGATCATTTGGGAAAGATCCATACACGATTTTGCCAATTGCTGAAGCCTTTATTGACGGAATGTTGGAAATGGGGATGGCAACTACAGGCAAGCATTTTCCTGGTCACGGATATGTTTTGGCTGATTCACATTTAGAAACGCCTTTTGATGATAGAGCAAAAGAGGTGATATTTAATCACGATATTCTTCCCTTCAAACAACTTATTAGTAAAGGCAAACTCTCCGCTATTATGCCAGCTCACGTTGTTTATACCGAATGTGATAGCCAGCCTGCAAGCGGTTCAATTTACTGGTTAAAAAACGTTTTACGCAAACAACTCAATTTCAATGGTGTCATTTTCTCTGATGATTTGGGTATGCAAGGTGCTAGCTTTATGGGTAATTTTGTGGAACGCACCGAAAAAGCCATTCAAGCTGGCTGCGATTTATTGCTGCTTTGCAATCAGCCAGAGGGCGTCGTTCAAGTTTTAGATGGCTTGAAATATCAGCCTACTCAAATTCAAAAAGCACGTCATTTATCATTAATGAAACGTAAAACTGTCACTTGGCGTGAGCTAGAAAACAGTAAAGCTTATCAGCAAGCTCAAGCTAGGCTGACCGCTTTACAAAATCACTGGCTAGCGTGGAAAGAAACAAATGCCTAATCTAGCTAACTGCCCACATTTTAAACGTGGTGATTGCACCTCCTGCCAATGGCTTGAAAAACCATACCAGAGCCAATTAGCCGATAAAGAAGCCGACCTCAAACGGTTAATTTCTCCATTTATTTTGCAAAATAAAACGGAAATCTTACCGCTTGTAGCATCCCCCATTTCACATTTTCGCAATAAAGCGAAAATGGTGGTTTCAGGTAGTGTGGAACGCCCAATTTTAGGCATTTTAAAAGATCAACACGACCCGCAAAGTGGGGTAGATTTAACCGACTGCCTACTTTACCCAGCTTCTTTTTATAGCTTATTCCCCATTCTTAAAGATTTTATTGCCCGAGCAGGCCTTGTGCCCTACAACATCAAAAAGAAAAAAGGCGAGCTGAAATATATCCTAATCACTGAAAGCCAATATAACCAATCGTTAATGCTCCGTTTTGTGGTGCGAAGCGAATCAAAGCGAGCATTGGTGGAGCGAGAATTACCCCATCTGTTAGAAAAATTGCCACCTAATTCGGTGGTGAGCCTAAATATTCAACCGCAACACGCCGCTGTTTTAGAAGGTGAAACGGAGATTTTCTTAACCGAACGAAAAGTGATCGAGGAAAATTTCAATAGCGTACCGCTATTTATTCGCCCACAAGGCTTTTTCCAAACAAATCCAACTGTAGCCAGCCAGCTTTACTTGACAGCTCAACAATGGGTTGAAAATTTACCAATAAAAAAGTGTTGGGATCTGTTTTGTGGCGTAGGCGGTTTTGGTTTACATTGTACAAAAGCATTACAAAAAAAAGGGATTGATGTTGAATTAACTGGCATTGAAATTTCAGCATCCGCAATTGAAAGTGCCACAAAATCAGCGGCAACATTAGCCTTAGAAAGAGTAAGATTTATCTCGCTCGATTCTGCAAAATTTGCCTTAAATGAAAACGGCACACCACCTGATTTGGTGATTGTAAATCCACCTCGTAGAGGCATTGGTCAATCTTTAGCGGAATTTTTAAACAATTTGGGCTCAACTTATTTAATCTATTCCAGCTGCAATGCCCAATCTATGGCAAAAGATTTTGAATCCTTAACTCATTACGAATTATGCAAAGTGCAGTTATTTGATATGTTTGCACATACTTCACACTATGAAACGCTGACGCTGTTAATCAAAAAATAAGCATACAAGCGGTCAAGTTTTTGCCGTTTTTTGCAAAAATTGCTATACTCTGGAGCGAATAATATAGTCTTAATCAAATTAGTGATAAATTCTCGAACTCTCATCACAGTTTTTCAAAGACAAAAGCGTAAAATCGTTTTACTATATACCTATTCTTTTTCTATTAACTAACTCTCAATTAGAGGAACTCAACAATGGCTAAAATTGTTAAAGTAATCGGTCGTGAAATCATCGACTCTCGTGGTAACCCAACAGTAGAAGCAGAAGTTCACTTAGAAGGTGGCTTCGTAGGTTTAGCAGCTGCTCCATCAGGTGCTTCTACAGGTTCTCGTGAAGCATTAGAATTACGCGATGGCGATAAATCACGTTTTTTAGGTAAAGGTGTATTAAAAGCGGTTTCTGCGGTAAACAACGAAATTGCTAAAGCATTAGAAGGCAAAGAAGGAACAGCACAAGCTGAAATCGACCAAATTATGATCGACTTAGACGGCACTGAAAACAAATCTAAATTTGGTGCAAATGCTATCTTAGCGGTTTCTTTAGCAACGGCTAAAGCAGCAGCAGCAGCAAAAGGTTTACCACTTTATGCTTACATTGCTGAATTAAACGGCACTCCTGGCGTTTACTCTATGCCATTACCAATGATGAACATCATCAACGGTGGAGAACACGCAGACAACAATGTTGATATTCAAGAATTTATGATCCAACCAGTGGGTGCTTCAACCTTAAAAGAAGCGTTACGCATTGGTGCAGAAGTGTTCCACAATCTTGCTAAAGTACTCAAAGCGAAAGGCTTAAATACAGCAGTAGGTGATGAAGGTGGTTTCGCACCAAACCTAGCTTCAAACGCAGATGCTTTAGCGTGCATTAAAGAAGCGGTAGAAAAAGCAGGTTATGTATTAGGTAAAGATATTACTTTAGCGATGGACTGTGCTTCTTCTGAGTTCTATGATAAAGAGCGTAATGTGTACGATATGAAAGGCGAAGGCAAAACCTTTACTTCACAAGAGTTCACTCACTACTTAGAAGACTTATGCAAAGAGTACCCAATCGTATCTATCGAAGACGGTCAAGATGAATCAGACTGGGAAGGTTTCGCATACCAAACTAAAGTATTAGGCGACAAAGTACAATTAGTGGGTGACGACTTATTCGTAACCAATACTAAGATCTTAGCTCGTGGTATCGAAAATGGTATTGCAAACTCAATCTTAATCAAATTCAACCAAATCGGTTCATTAACTGAAACCTTAGCTGCAATCAAAATGGCTAAAGACGCAGGTTACACCGCCGTTATTTCTCACCGCTCAGGCGAAACCGAAGATGCAACGATTGCAGATTTAGCAGTTGGTACTGCGGCAGGTCAAATCAAAACGGGTTCGATGAGCCGTTCAGACCGTGTAGCAAAATACAACCAATTAATTCGTATCGAAGAAGCATTAGAGCGTGCTGGCACACCAGCGGCGTTCAATGGTCGTAAAGAGATCAAAGGTCAAGCGTAATCGCTAATTAAACATTTAAATGCCACTGAGAAATCGGTGGCATTTTGCTTATAAGGATAATCAAATGCTCTACTCTGTTTTAACCGATCACATTCTACTCAACGAGCCTTACCGCAACGGAGCTCACTCTACTCAGCACGAACATTTAGTGGTGATGTTTGAAATTGACGAAGAAACAGGCTATTTTTATGCAATGGATCTACACCAAACCGAGCAACCTGTGGTGGACAGCCTTTTCGTTTTCCGCATTAGCGACATTGAACAAAACTCACTCCACGAACCACGCCGTGTGGAAATCTGCTGGAGTGAAGATGGCTATCAAGCCTTTTTGCTCATCAACGGCTACCCACACGCTGTCTTTGATTTCCGCCAATTTATCGGCTACAACCACACTAAATTCCCCCACCCAGAACTTGGCAGTATGTGGCTACACAAAGAAACCACCAATGAATTGGTGGAAAAGTGGTTAAAATAAATTAATGTAAGGGCAAATAACCATTTGCCCCTAGAAATAGGATAAAACAACTCATTTTATTACCACCCCAATGCTTGATTTATCACAAAATCTCGAGCGCATTTTGAATGTGAAACCATAAATAAACCCAAGTTCCGCATCACTTGTACAGGCAACATTTCGCAAGAAAAAATCGAAATCAGACCGCTTGTCGCGTTCATCATTTTGGCTTGATCTTGAGAACGCTGGCATTCAAATTCGGATAAGAGCGAAAATTCACCAATATCCTTACCTTGATTAAAGGCTTGAGCAACCAATTCTGCGAGCGTATGTAAATCTCGCAAACCGAGGTTAAAGCCTTGCCCTGCAACGGGGTGTAACATTTGTGCTGCGTTACCAACAACCGCTAAACGATGGTGAATATGGCTCTCGGATTTTTGCAAAATAAGGGGATAAATAAACCGCTTACTGACTCGCAAAAACTGCCCTAATTTCCAGCCGAATTGCTGTTGTAAGCGATCCAAAAATTCGCTGTCAGGCAGTTGTAGCCCATCAACATTTTTCACGCACCACACCAGCGACATCCTATTCCCATTTAGCGGTAATAAAGCAAAAGGGCCTTGTTCTGTAAAATATTCAAAAGCTTGATTTTGATGAGGTTTGCTTAACTCCACGTTGGCAATAATTGCAAATTGCTGATAATTTCGCCTTTCGAGAGTTTCCACACCACACTGGCTCGCAATCTTAGATTGAATACCGTCAGCCCCAACCAGCAAGGTACAGTTCAGCTGTTCGCCATTGTTTAACGTCAGTTTGCAGGCGTCTATTGAGCGTTGAACCTCAATGACTTCGTTAGGGCAAAAAAGCTGGATATTGGCGTGCTGTTCAAGACAAGCGGTCAATTTTTTGCCTAATTTTGCTAATTCCACCACCGCCCCAAGTTGTGGCAAATTCTGCTCACTGGCTTTCAAAGTGGCTTTACCAAAATGCCCTTTATCCGCCACTTGAATTTGCTTAATCGGCGTGGCAATTTTCTCAATTTCCGCCCCTAAATTATCGCCTACAAGCGGTGTAATTTGTCGCATTTTTTGCAAACTGCCAAAAGCCAAGGCAATACTGCGAGCATCAAAACCGCCTTGTTGTTCATAGTCTGGGAGCGATTTTTCAATAATCGCAATCGATATTTTGTGCTGGCTAAAACTGCTCAATGCTAATGCCAGCACTGACCCCGTTACCGCCCCGCCTACAATCACCACATCAAATTGCTTGATTTGTTGCATTAGTGCCCCCACTCAAACGCATTTAATAACGAGAGCGGATAACGCTCACCGCTCAAATAATCTTTCAGCGATTGCCTCACAAGCGGACTGCGTTCACATTGCCCTTCTTGCTGGATATAGTGTTGAAATTCCGCCTCACTCAACCAAAGAGCTTGAGTTATCTCAGCATCTTGCGGGTTAGGCTCTAGCCATTCCGCCAGCTCCACCGCAAACAGAAAACGGAGATAATCAGTTTGGGTTTGTGGGGCTTGCCATTGGTAAATTTTCACCAGACTTGCCATTTCTGCTTGAATCCCTGTTTCTTCAAACAGTTCACGGCTCGCCCCCTCCAGCAAGGTTTCATCTTTTTCTAAATGCCCTGCAGGTTGGTTGAGTGTACGTTTGCCATATTCAATCTCTTCCACAAATAAAAATTTGCCCTTGCAATGTACCACGCAGGCAAGGGTCACATGGGGTTTAAACATTAAATAACCTCAATCAGTGGCTTTTCCTTGTCCATTTCAAGCAATCGCCCGATGTGGAATAGCGGCACATTCGCCTCTTTTGCAAAATGTTGTAATTTTTCGACCGCTTGTGGCAATGCGGCAACCAACAATCCGCCCGAGGTTTGCGGATCGCACAAAATCGCTTTTTGCTCCTCCGTCATTGACGAAATCAAATGCCCGTAGCTTTCAAAATTACGATTTGTACCACCAGGAACGGCTCCCAACGCAATGTATTCTCTCGTACCGTCTAGGGTTTGAATATCAGAAAAATCGACTTCCGCCCGTAAATTCGAGCCTTGACACACTTCGCTTAAATGCCCTAACAATCCGAAGCCCGTCACGTCTGTCATCGCCATCACTTCAGAAAGCTCAGAGAATTTCGCCCCGATCACATTGAGTTGACACATCACCTCGCTTGCCAAATTTTGATGTTCAGGTTTCAATAAACCTTTTTTCTCCGCTGTGGTTAAAATACCAATACCAAGCGGTTTGGTGAGATATAACTCGCAACCAGCGACAGCAGAGGCATTACGTTTCACACGTTCAGTCGGCACAATGCCTGTTACGGCTAAGCCAAAAATTGGCTCTGGAGAATCAATTGAATGGCCACCAGCCAATGCAATACCAGCCTGCTGACATGCAAAACGACCGCCTTCCACTATTTGCTGAGCTACTTCCGCTGGTAATTTGTTTACAGGGAAACCAAGAATCGCAATGGCCATCAGCGGCTTGCCTCCCATTGCATAAATATCGCTAATTGCATTCGCAGAGGCAATCCGCCCGAAGTCAAATGGATCATCTACAATCGGCATAAAGAAATCCGTGGTGCTGATGATTGCCTGACCATTGCCCAGATCATACACCGCCGCATCGTCCGCCGTTTCGTTGCCCACCAACAAATTTGGATCAACAAATTTCTCACGTTGCGTTTGTAAAATCGTCCCTAACACCTTAGGAGAAATTTTACAGCCTCAACCCGCCCCGTGGCTGAACTGGGTTAATCTAATCGGTTCAGACATTCCGCCTCCATAATCAATCAAAATTGTGCTTATTGTACGCTAACAAGCGGTCAAAATGACAAAAAATTTTACACTTTTTAAGTTTCATTACACAGGAAAAACTAGAAAAAACCACCTAGAAAAGTTAATATAAAAACAATTTTGGCTTAGAGTCTACAATAAACCTAAGCGAAGCTCTTCAATTTTTTAAGGTAACGCATACTAATGATAGTAATAAAAAAAATATCGCTCCCTGTCTCTTTTACACAAAATAGCAAAAAGAATGCTAAGCAATATATTATTGATGATACATTGATAACTAAAGCATTAAATGGGGACAATCAGCAACTTGATAACCAGGAAAATTGGAAAATTGAAAGGATAGTGCTTGAAAAAGTTGCTTATGATAAAGAGATTGCAGTTGAAGAGGCTAGCAATAGTGCTACAAATACGACAGACAGTCCATATTCTTTGCCAGAGCAAACTGAGTGGCAAATACAAAAAATAGGTTTTGAGCCATCGAATATTTCAGGCACAAGCATATTATCTACACTAGGTGGTATTGGATTGTCAGGCTGGTTTTTTACAGACCGTTTTTCTCATACTAAAGCAAATGAAGAGAGAAAATCCCCTCATTCTGAAATCATAAAATTTAAGGCTGATGCAACTCAAAGTACTCAACCTGAAAAAACGATAATAGTAAATCCTGCTATTACAAATAGCTCTACCAATGGCAATAAAACTATTGAGAATAATCCCTCCGTGAACTCAAATACTAATACTAATACTAATACTAATACTAATACTAATACTAATACTAATACTAATGAAAATGTTGTAGTAACAAAGCCAATATTGCCAGTGATTATGTTTAATAAAGTC is a genomic window containing:
- the eno gene encoding phosphopyruvate hydratase; its protein translation is MAKIVKVIGREIIDSRGNPTVEAEVHLEGGFVGLAAAPSGASTGSREALELRDGDKSRFLGKGVLKAVSAVNNEIAKALEGKEGTAQAEIDQIMIDLDGTENKSKFGANAILAVSLATAKAAAAAKGLPLYAYIAELNGTPGVYSMPLPMMNIINGGEHADNNVDIQEFMIQPVGASTLKEALRIGAEVFHNLAKVLKAKGLNTAVGDEGGFAPNLASNADALACIKEAVEKAGYVLGKDITLAMDCASSEFYDKERNVYDMKGEGKTFTSQEFTHYLEDLCKEYPIVSIEDGQDESDWEGFAYQTKVLGDKVQLVGDDLFVTNTKILARGIENGIANSILIKFNQIGSLTETLAAIKMAKDAGYTAVISHRSGETEDATIADLAVGTAAGQIKTGSMSRSDRVAKYNQLIRIEEALERAGTPAAFNGRKEIKGQA
- the selD gene encoding selenide, water dikinase SelD, translating into MSEPIRLTQFSHGAGUGCKISPKVLGTILQTQREKFVDPNLLVGNETADDAAVYDLGNGQAIISTTDFFMPIVDDPFDFGRIASANAISDIYAMGGKPLMAIAILGFPVNKLPAEVAQQIVEGGRFACQQAGIALAGGHSIDSPEPIFGLAVTGIVPTERVKRNASAVAGCELYLTKPLGIGILTTAEKKGLLKPEHQNLASEVMCQLNVIGAKFSELSEVMAMTDVTGFGLLGHLSEVCQGSNLRAEVDFSDIQTLDGTREYIALGAVPGGTNRNFESYGHLISSMTEEQKAILCDPQTSGGLLVAALPQAVEKLQHFAKEANVPLFHIGRLLEMDKEKPLIEVI
- the ubiH gene encoding 2-octaprenyl-6-methoxyphenyl hydroxylase; amino-acid sequence: MQQIKQFDVVIVGGAVTGSVLALALSSFSQHKISIAIIEKSLPDYEQQGGFDARSIALAFGSLQKMRQITPLVGDNLGAEIEKIATPIKQIQVADKGHFGKATLKASEQNLPQLGAVVELAKLGKKLTACLEQHANIQLFCPNEVIEVQRSIDACKLTLNNGEQLNCTLLVGADGIQSKIASQCGVETLERRNYQQFAIIANVELSKPHQNQAFEYFTEQGPFALLPLNGNRMSLVWCVKNVDGLQLPDSEFLDRLQQQFGWKLGQFLRVSKRFIYPLILQKSESHIHHRLAVVGNAAQMLHPVAGQGFNLGLRDLHTLAELVAQAFNQGKDIGEFSLLSEFECQRSQDQAKMMNATSGLISIFSCEMLPVQVMRNLGLFMVSHSKCARDFVINQALGW
- a CDS encoding DUF2251 domain-containing protein gives rise to the protein MLYSVLTDHILLNEPYRNGAHSTQHEHLVVMFEIDEETGYFYAMDLHQTEQPVVDSLFVFRISDIEQNSLHEPRRVEICWSEDGYQAFLLINGYPHAVFDFRQFIGYNHTKFPHPELGSMWLHKETTNELVEKWLK
- the rlmC gene encoding 23S rRNA (uracil(747)-C(5))-methyltransferase RlmC; translation: MPNLANCPHFKRGDCTSCQWLEKPYQSQLADKEADLKRLISPFILQNKTEILPLVASPISHFRNKAKMVVSGSVERPILGILKDQHDPQSGVDLTDCLLYPASFYSLFPILKDFIARAGLVPYNIKKKKGELKYILITESQYNQSLMLRFVVRSESKRALVERELPHLLEKLPPNSVVSLNIQPQHAAVLEGETEIFLTERKVIEENFNSVPLFIRPQGFFQTNPTVASQLYLTAQQWVENLPIKKCWDLFCGVGGFGLHCTKALQKKGIDVELTGIEISASAIESATKSAATLALERVRFISLDSAKFALNENGTPPDLVIVNPPRRGIGQSLAEFLNNLGSTYLIYSSCNAQSMAKDFESLTHYELCKVQLFDMFAHTSHYETLTLLIKK
- a CDS encoding NUDIX hydrolase, which gives rise to MFKPHVTLACVVHCKGKFLFVEEIEYGKRTLNQPAGHLEKDETLLEGASRELFEETGIQAEMASLVKIYQWQAPQTQTDYLRFLFAVELAEWLEPNPQDAEITQALWLSEAEFQHYIQQEGQCERSPLVRQSLKDYLSGERYPLSLLNAFEWGH